The genomic stretch CCATCACCGGGTCGCCATCCACAGTGCGCAGCGAGATGTGGATGTGGCACGAATTGCCCTCACGCTGGTTCGGCTTGGCCATGAAGGTGATCGACTTGCCCTCCTGGGCGGCGATCTCCTTGGCGCCGTTCTTGTAGATGGCGTGGTTGTCGCAGGTCTTGAGCGCCTCGTCGTAGCGGAAGGCGATCTCGTGCTGGCCCAGGTTGCACTCGCCCTTGGCGGACTCGACGTACATGCCGGCGCCTTCCATGCTCCGCCTGATGCGGCGCAGGAGCGGCTCGACGCGGGCGGTGCCGAGGAGGGAGTAGTCGACGTTGTAGAGGTTCGCGGGCGACATGTCGCGATAGGCGCGCTTCCAGGCGTCCTCGTAGCTGTTCTCGTAGACGACGAACTCCAGCTCGGTGCCCACGTACGCGGCCAGGCCGCGATCGGCCAGGCGGGCCAGCTGCTTGCGCAGGATCTGGCGGGGCGAGGCGGTCACGTCGCCGCCGCCCTCCCACGCCAGGTCCGCCATCAGCATCGCGGTCCCCTCCTGCCACGGCACCCGGCGCAGCGTGGCCAGGTCCGGCTTCATCACGAAGTCGCCGTACCCGCGGTCCCAGGACGACATCGCGTACCCGGAGACGGTGTTCATGTCCACGTCCACCGCGAGCAGGTAGTTGCAGCCCTCGGAGCCGTGGTGCAGCACCTCGTCGAGAAAGTAGCGCGCCGACAACCGCTTGCCCTGCAGCCGGCCCTGCATGTCGGCGATCGCCAGCAGAACGGTGTCGATCCGTCCGGCCGCCACCTCGTCACGCAGCTCCCCGACGGTCAAGAACCCTTCGCTCACGTGACGTCGCTCCCATCTGGCATGGCGCGCTTTCCCGTTGATTGGGCTAGTCTCAGACCATTGATGTGCATGCCGGGATCGCTTGTCAAGACCTGAGGACACGTTGGACGATTCGGCGCGTTTGATGACGGTGTTGCGCCCGGTCAGGGCGGGCAACGCCTTCGAGGAGACCGTGGAACGGCTGCTCCAGGCCATCAAGCTGGGTGTGGTCGCACCGGGCGACAAGCTGCCCGCCGAGCGCGAGCTGGCCGTCCAGCTCGGCATCAGCAGAGTGACCCTCCGCGAGGCGATCCGCGCCCTGTCGGACGCGGGCTATCTCGACGTACGGCGGGGGCGCTACGGGGGCGCGTTCGTGACGTACGAACCGCCCAAGCCGGACGCCGGCGACCTGCGGCAGGTCGTGGCGGAAATGGGCATGGACGACCTCTCTGACGCCCTGACGTTCCGGCTGGCCGTCGAGTGCGGCGCGGCCCAGGTCCTGGCCACCTCCGAGCTGACCGAGGAGAGGCGGGCCCTGCTGTTGCGCAGGCTGTCGGAGTTGAACGAGGCGTCCCTGGAGGACTACCGCCGCCTCGACACCGCCTTCCACCTGTCCATCGCCGAGCTGACCGGCTCGACCCTGCTGGCCACCACCTGCGCCGACGCGCGGTCGCGGGTGAGCGACCTGCTGAACGCGATCCCGATGCTCCAGGTCAACCTGGACCACGCCGCCGTGCAGCACCAGGCCATCGTGGACGCCATCCTCGCCGGCGACCCCGAGGCGGCGCGCCGGGCGATGACGGAACACCTGGAGGGCACGGCCGCGCTGTTGCGAGGGTTCCTCTCCTGACGCGATCCCGGCAGGCGACTCGTACCATCGTTTCTAAGTCATGGGGGATTGGTTTCAGTACAACATCGTCGCTACGGGACGGCTGCCGCTGTTCTGTTACTTCGTCACGCTCATCGTGGCGTTCATCGCCACCCGCATCAACGTGCGCCTGATCAGGGCGAAGGTGGGCTGGTTCCGCAACGTGAACGTGGGGGAGATGCACATCCACCACGTCGTGTTCGGCGTCATCCTGATGTTGATCGGCGGGGTGATGGGGTTCATCGTCTCGCCCACGTCGCAGGCGGGATACGTGCTCGCGGCCTGCGTGTTCGGCGTCGGCTCCGCGCTGGTGCTGGACGAGTTCGCGTTGATCCTGCACCTGCACGACGTGTACTGGGAGGAGGAAGGGCGGACGTCGGTCGACGCGGTCTTCATCGCCATCGCCGTCACCGGCCTGCTGCTCATCGGTCTGCGTCCGTTGATATGGGACTACGGCACATGGGTCAATCCCACCGCGCTGATCGTCGCCAACTCGGCGCTGGCCGTGGTCACGCTGCTCAAGGGGAAGATCTGGACCGGGATGGCGGGGCTTTTCGTGCCGCCGATGCTTCTGGTGGGGGCGATACGGCTGGCGCGGCCCGGGTCGCCGTGGGCGCACTGGTTCTTCGCCAAGAAGTCGCCGCGCAAGATGGCCAGGGCTATCCATCGCGAGGAGAGGTGGCGGCGGCCGGTGATCAGGGCCAAGA from Nonomuraea polychroma encodes the following:
- a CDS encoding glutamine synthetase family protein, translating into MSEGFLTVGELRDEVAAGRIDTVLLAIADMQGRLQGKRLSARYFLDEVLHHGSEGCNYLLAVDVDMNTVSGYAMSSWDRGYGDFVMKPDLATLRRVPWQEGTAMLMADLAWEGGGDVTASPRQILRKQLARLADRGLAAYVGTELEFVVYENSYEDAWKRAYRDMSPANLYNVDYSLLGTARVEPLLRRIRRSMEGAGMYVESAKGECNLGQHEIAFRYDEALKTCDNHAIYKNGAKEIAAQEGKSITFMAKPNQREGNSCHIHISLRTVDGDPVMAGEGPYGLSPLGARFIAGQQACLRELTLLYAPNINSYKRYVPGSFAPTAVKWGVDNRTCALRLVGHGLSLRVENRVPGGDVNPYLAVSALIAAGLYGIDNELPLEDPFEGNAYASGAETVPHTLRDALALFEGSKLARVAFGEDVVEHYANNARVELTAFDAAVTDWEMFRGFERM
- a CDS encoding FadR/GntR family transcriptional regulator, producing the protein MTVLRPVRAGNAFEETVERLLQAIKLGVVAPGDKLPAERELAVQLGISRVTLREAIRALSDAGYLDVRRGRYGGAFVTYEPPKPDAGDLRQVVAEMGMDDLSDALTFRLAVECGAAQVLATSELTEERRALLLRRLSELNEASLEDYRRLDTAFHLSIAELTGSTLLATTCADARSRVSDLLNAIPMLQVNLDHAAVQHQAIVDAILAGDPEAARRAMTEHLEGTAALLRGFLS